From the genome of Muricauda sp. SCSIO 64092, one region includes:
- a CDS encoding 1-aminocyclopropane-1-carboxylate deaminase/D-cysteine desulfhydrase — MNHVPNQQIALPLLFEKQVTLAVKREDLLHPVISGNKYRKLKYNLQRAKAQNFDVLLTFGGAFSNHIAAVACAGKEYGFGTIGVIRGEELKKGWGTNPTLKLASEYGMRFHFVSREAYRTKDDRSFVRKLQMEYGDFYLFPEGGTNALAVKGCEEILTQGDTEFDIIATCVGTGGTMAGLINATAAHQQVLGFPALKGDFLIDSIRKFVTKPNWKLITDYHFGGYAKVTPELIASINTFKEQTGIASDPVYTGKLFFGLLDMIANNQFKAGTKILAIHTGGLQGIFGMNEVLKKKNLPLINL; from the coding sequence TTGAACCATGTCCCCAATCAGCAGATTGCCCTTCCTTTACTTTTCGAAAAGCAGGTAACCCTTGCCGTGAAACGGGAAGACCTTCTTCATCCCGTTATTTCGGGAAACAAGTATCGTAAGCTAAAGTATAATCTTCAAAGGGCCAAAGCACAAAATTTTGATGTACTGCTCACCTTTGGTGGAGCCTTCTCCAACCATATTGCTGCGGTGGCCTGTGCCGGAAAAGAGTATGGTTTTGGGACCATTGGGGTAATACGTGGAGAAGAGCTCAAAAAGGGTTGGGGGACCAATCCCACATTGAAACTGGCCTCCGAATATGGCATGCGATTTCATTTTGTAAGTAGGGAAGCGTACCGAACCAAAGATGATAGGTCCTTTGTTCGAAAACTACAAATGGAATATGGGGATTTTTACCTATTCCCAGAGGGCGGTACAAATGCCTTGGCCGTAAAGGGCTGCGAGGAAATTTTGACACAGGGCGATACGGAATTTGATATCATTGCCACCTGTGTGGGCACCGGGGGTACGATGGCTGGACTTATCAATGCAACCGCAGCACATCAACAAGTTTTGGGCTTCCCCGCCTTAAAAGGTGATTTTTTAATCGATTCCATTCGTAAATTTGTGACCAAACCCAATTGGAAATTGATTACTGATTACCATTTTGGGGGATATGCCAAGGTGACCCCTGAGCTTATTGCAAGCATCAATACGTTTAAGGAACAAACAGGGATTGCTTCCGATCCCGTATATACGGGAAAGCTATTTTTTGGTCTGCTGGATATGATTGCGAACAATCAGTTTAAGGCGGGGACCAAGATTTTGGCCATCCATACAGGGGGTTTACAAGGAATCTTTGGCATGAACGAGGTACTGAAAAAGAAGAATTTACCGTTAATCAATCTATGA
- a CDS encoding DUF4136 domain-containing protein, whose protein sequence is MKKIKLLTLPLVLLLFLTSCSTVQVIADYDRQVNFNEYRTYAFYKTGIDRAQISDLDKKRILKAIETEMANRGFTKSRNPDILVSIFTKEREQVDVYNNNFGWGWGGIGWGGWGWGGWGWNPWIWGPGWGWGGGWGPNVSTRTEGSLYIDLIDANNKELVWQGRGVGTLNNTKNIDKKEDRIRKFVSEILEEYPPNREIAANGL, encoded by the coding sequence ATGAAAAAGATAAAACTACTTACCTTACCCTTAGTACTACTACTATTTCTAACCTCCTGTTCAACGGTACAGGTCATTGCCGATTATGATAGGCAAGTGAATTTTAATGAATATAGGACCTATGCCTTTTACAAGACGGGCATTGATAGGGCCCAAATATCCGATTTGGACAAAAAACGCATTCTAAAAGCCATTGAAACCGAAATGGCCAATAGGGGCTTCACCAAATCCCGAAACCCAGATATTCTGGTAAGCATCTTTACCAAGGAACGCGAACAGGTAGATGTCTACAACAACAACTTTGGTTGGGGTTGGGGAGGAATTGGCTGGGGCGGCTGGGGCTGGGGCGGCTGGGGTTGGAACCCTTGGATCTGGGGTCCTGGATGGGGCTGGGGCGGAGGCTGGGGTCCAAATGTTTCCACCCGCACCGAAGGCTCGTTATATATTGACCTTATCGATGCCAACAATAAAGAACTGGTATGGCAAGGACGCGGTGTTGGCACATTGAACAACACCAAAAACATAGACAAAAAAGAAGACCGTATACGAAAGTTCGTTTCTGAGATATTGGAAGAGTATCCCCCGAATCGGGAAATTGCGGCAAATGGCCTTTAA
- the alaS gene encoding alanine--tRNA ligase: MTSQQIREQFLNFFRSKQHRIVPSAPMVMKNDPTLMFTNAGMNQFKEYFLGISKPSTNRVADTQKCLRVSGKHNDLDEVGKDTYHHTMFEMLGNWSFGDYFKKEAIAWAWELLTEVYKIDKENLYVSVFQGSDDADNLDMDQEAFNFWKKIIPEDRILMGDKKDNFWEMGDQGPCGPCSEIHVDIRSKEEKAKVSGDRLVNKDHPQVVEIWNLVFIQFNRKANGQLEDLPEKHIDTGMGFERLCMVLQGTQSNYDTDVFTPLIREIETITLKEYGKDSGTDIAIRVVADHVRAVSFAIADGQLPSNTGAGYVIRRILRRAIRYGFTFLDTKNPFIHRLVKVLGEQMGGTFPELKEQRQLIENVIKEEESSFLSTLEQGLVLLDSVIKSTNGKTVDGFKAFELYDTFGFPIDLTSLILEEKGYGLDMEGFNKALQAQKDRSRAASETSKDDWTVLHKDSEQEFVGYDVLELDVKLVKYRKISSKKEGDRYQLVFDSTPFYAEGGGQVGDKGYLEAPNGDVTYIVDTKKENNEIVHFSETLPKGLHAVFKASVDQKQRQRTASNHTATHLLHQALREVLGKHVEQKGSAVHSKYLRFDFSHFAKLTVDELREVENFVNARIDGHLPLEEQRNIPMSEALEQGAMALFGEKYGDAVRTVRFGKSIELCGGTHVKNTGDIWHFKIVSEGAVAAGIRRIEAITLDAVKDFYFSNNRQLFEIRDLLNNTKEPVKAVALLQEENNQLKKQVEQLLKEKARGLKSELLNGLSEIDGVKFLARKVDLDAGGMKDLLFEMGNVKTNLFVLLAAEKDGKALLSCYISKDLAFEKGLNAGGIVRELGKYIQGGGGGQPFFATAGGKNPGGIPEALEKAKEYVM; the protein is encoded by the coding sequence ATGACATCCCAACAGATTAGAGAACAGTTTTTAAACTTTTTCAGATCCAAGCAACATCGTATTGTTCCCTCCGCCCCCATGGTGATGAAAAATGACCCAACATTGATGTTCACCAATGCTGGGATGAACCAGTTTAAGGAATACTTCCTGGGCATTTCCAAACCCAGTACAAACAGGGTGGCCGATACGCAAAAGTGCCTTAGGGTCAGTGGAAAGCACAACGATTTGGATGAAGTGGGCAAGGATACGTACCACCACACCATGTTCGAGATGTTGGGCAATTGGAGTTTTGGGGATTATTTTAAAAAGGAAGCCATTGCCTGGGCATGGGAATTGTTGACCGAAGTCTATAAAATAGATAAGGAAAACCTCTACGTATCGGTTTTTCAAGGGAGTGATGATGCCGATAACCTGGATATGGACCAAGAGGCTTTCAATTTTTGGAAAAAGATTATTCCTGAAGACCGCATACTTATGGGGGATAAAAAGGATAACTTTTGGGAGATGGGGGACCAAGGTCCCTGTGGACCGTGTTCCGAAATCCATGTGGATATCCGTTCCAAGGAAGAAAAGGCAAAGGTTTCAGGAGATCGGTTGGTCAACAAGGACCACCCCCAAGTGGTGGAAATTTGGAATTTGGTCTTTATCCAGTTCAACAGAAAGGCCAATGGGCAGTTGGAAGACCTTCCTGAAAAACATATTGATACGGGGATGGGCTTTGAACGCCTATGCATGGTATTGCAGGGAACACAGTCCAACTATGATACGGATGTGTTCACACCACTTATCCGGGAAATCGAAACCATTACCCTAAAGGAATACGGAAAGGATTCGGGAACCGATATTGCCATTCGTGTGGTGGCGGATCATGTTAGGGCCGTTTCTTTTGCCATTGCGGATGGGCAGTTGCCCAGCAACACCGGTGCAGGATATGTGATTCGAAGGATTCTGAGAAGGGCAATTCGCTATGGATTTACCTTTTTGGATACAAAAAACCCTTTTATCCATCGTTTGGTCAAGGTGCTGGGGGAACAAATGGGTGGGACATTTCCTGAACTGAAAGAGCAAAGGCAGTTGATTGAAAATGTCATTAAGGAAGAGGAAAGCTCATTTCTGAGTACGCTGGAGCAGGGATTGGTGTTGTTGGATTCGGTCATCAAATCCACCAATGGAAAAACGGTGGATGGATTTAAGGCCTTTGAACTTTATGACACCTTTGGTTTCCCAATTGACCTTACATCCTTGATACTTGAAGAGAAAGGGTACGGGTTGGACATGGAAGGGTTCAATAAGGCCCTACAAGCGCAAAAGGATCGATCGCGTGCGGCTTCCGAAACCAGCAAGGACGATTGGACGGTTCTACATAAGGATTCGGAACAGGAGTTTGTGGGGTATGATGTTTTGGAGCTCGATGTGAAGTTGGTCAAATACCGAAAGATCAGTTCCAAAAAAGAGGGCGACCGTTATCAATTGGTTTTTGATAGTACCCCATTTTATGCGGAAGGTGGCGGACAGGTTGGGGATAAAGGGTATTTGGAAGCCCCCAATGGGGATGTTACCTATATTGTGGACACCAAAAAAGAGAATAACGAGATTGTTCATTTTTCGGAGACCCTTCCCAAGGGTTTACATGCCGTTTTCAAAGCATCGGTGGACCAAAAACAGCGACAGCGAACGGCAAGCAACCATACAGCAACACATTTATTGCACCAGGCACTAAGGGAAGTTTTGGGGAAACATGTGGAGCAGAAAGGTTCTGCGGTGCATTCCAAGTACCTTCGGTTCGACTTTTCCCATTTTGCAAAGTTGACCGTGGATGAACTACGGGAGGTGGAGAATTTTGTCAATGCCAGAATTGATGGACATCTGCCCCTGGAAGAACAGCGCAATATCCCCATGTCCGAAGCTTTGGAACAAGGGGCTATGGCCTTGTTTGGGGAAAAGTATGGCGATGCCGTTCGAACGGTACGTTTTGGAAAATCCATTGAACTGTGCGGTGGTACCCATGTAAAGAATACCGGGGACATTTGGCATTTCAAAATCGTATCGGAAGGTGCTGTGGCTGCGGGTATTCGAAGAATTGAAGCCATTACCCTGGATGCCGTCAAAGACTTTTATTTCAGCAATAACCGACAATTGTTTGAAATTAGGGATCTGCTCAACAATACAAAAGAGCCGGTAAAGGCAGTGGCTTTGCTTCAGGAGGAAAACAACCAGTTAAAAAAGCAGGTGGAACAGTTGCTTAAGGAAAAGGCCAGGGGACTAAAATCAGAATTGCTCAATGGACTATCTGAGATTGATGGGGTTAAATTCCTGGCCAGGAAAGTAGATTTGGATGCCGGTGGAATGAAGGATCTATTGTTTGAAATGGGCAACGTAAAAACCAATCTATTTGTACTCTTGGCTGCCGAAAAAGATGGAAAGGCACTACTTTCCTGTTATATCTCCAAGGATTTGGCCTTTGAAAAAGGTTTGAATGCGGGAGGTATTGTTCGGGAATTGGGCAAATACATCCAAGGGGGAGGTGGCGGACAGCCCTTCTTTGCTACTGCGGGAGGTAAAAATCCAGGAGGCATTCCTGAAGCTTTGGAGAAAGCAAAGGAGTATGTTATGTAA
- the hemL gene encoding glutamate-1-semialdehyde 2,1-aminomutase, whose product MRYQRSSELFAEAKKYIPGGVNSPVRAFKAVGGEPIFIKQAKGAYLYDEDGNQYIDYISSWGPLLFGHAHGPVINAVIEKAQKGTSFGIPTEVETDLAKLAVNMVPNIDKIRFVNSGTEACMSAVRLARGYTGKDKIIKFAGCYHGHSDSFLIQAGSGAVTFGSPNSPGVTQGTAKDTLLADYNNLESVKALVEANKGEIAGIILEPVAGNMGCIVPSEDFIKGLREICTQEEILLLFDEVMTGFRLAKGGAQEALGIDADIVMFGKVIGGGLPVGAFAARAEIMAHLAPEGPVYQAGTLSGNPLAMGAGLAMLTEINQNPEVFDNLMQKTEYLHKGIAEVLTEKGIVHQINRFGSMISVHFCEHPVVDFASSANGNNDTFKKYFHGMLEQGIYLPPSAFESYFLNDAISYSDLAKTLEAVRKVF is encoded by the coding sequence ATGCGATACCAGCGAAGCAGTGAATTGTTTGCAGAAGCGAAAAAATATATACCAGGCGGGGTCAATTCACCCGTACGGGCATTTAAGGCGGTAGGTGGGGAGCCTATTTTTATCAAACAGGCCAAAGGGGCCTATTTATATGATGAAGATGGCAATCAATACATTGATTATATCTCATCTTGGGGCCCATTGTTATTTGGTCATGCCCATGGACCTGTTATCAATGCGGTAATTGAAAAAGCACAAAAAGGAACCTCCTTTGGTATTCCTACAGAAGTTGAAACCGACTTGGCCAAGCTTGCCGTGAATATGGTTCCCAATATTGATAAAATTCGTTTTGTGAATTCCGGGACCGAGGCGTGTATGAGTGCCGTACGCCTGGCAAGGGGGTATACCGGAAAGGATAAAATCATCAAATTTGCCGGTTGCTACCATGGACATTCGGATTCATTTTTGATCCAGGCGGGCAGTGGTGCGGTAACCTTCGGAAGTCCCAACAGCCCAGGGGTCACCCAGGGTACGGCCAAGGATACCTTATTGGCCGATTATAACAATTTGGAAAGTGTGAAAGCCCTGGTGGAAGCCAATAAAGGGGAAATCGCAGGTATTATTTTGGAGCCTGTTGCCGGCAATATGGGTTGTATTGTGCCCTCCGAGGATTTTATAAAAGGGCTACGTGAAATTTGCACTCAAGAAGAAATACTGTTGCTTTTTGATGAGGTAATGACCGGTTTTCGTTTAGCCAAGGGTGGCGCACAAGAGGCCCTGGGCATTGATGCGGATATTGTGATGTTTGGCAAGGTCATAGGTGGAGGTCTGCCGGTAGGCGCTTTTGCGGCCAGAGCTGAAATCATGGCACATTTGGCCCCTGAGGGACCGGTCTATCAAGCGGGTACCTTAAGCGGTAATCCTTTGGCCATGGGCGCAGGCTTGGCCATGTTGACCGAAATAAACCAAAACCCGGAGGTATTCGATAACCTGATGCAAAAAACGGAATACCTCCATAAGGGAATTGCCGAAGTGTTGACCGAAAAAGGCATTGTCCATCAAATCAACCGTTTTGGAAGCATGATTTCCGTACATTTTTGTGAGCATCCGGTAGTGGATTTTGCTTCGTCCGCAAATGGCAATAACGATACCTTCAAAAAATACTTTCATGGGATGTTGGAGCAAGGGATATATCTTCCGCCTTCGGCTTTTGAAAGTTACTTTTTAAATGATGCCATCAGTTATTCGGATTTGGCAAAGACCCTGGAAGCAGTGAGAAAGGTATTTTGA
- a CDS encoding DUF5522 domain-containing protein — protein sequence MKKYVPVEEGDYYLSPEGYRVFTEQYHLKRGYCCESGCRHCPYGYNKKTNRQE from the coding sequence ATGAAGAAGTACGTACCCGTTGAAGAAGGGGATTACTATCTTTCACCCGAGGGTTACAGGGTATTTACGGAACAGTACCACTTAAAACGGGGGTATTGCTGTGAGAGTGGATGTAGACATTGCCCTTACGGCTACAACAAAAAGACTAATCGCCAGGAATAG
- a CDS encoding aromatic amino acid hydroxylase has translation METAYESNPVLDKLPEHLRQYIKPQNYDEYTPVDQAVWRYVMRKNVDYLSKVAHKSYVEGLQKTGISIDHIPNMYGMNRILKEIGWAAVAVDGFIPPSAFMEFQAYNVLVIASDIRQLENIEYTPAPDIIHEGAGHAPIIANPEYAEYLRRFGEIGAKAISSAMDYELYDAVRHLSIIKEAEGTPREEIGKAEKKIEHLQENMGIPSEMALIRNLHWWTVEYGLIGELDNPKIYGAGLLSSIGESTWCMTDQVKKIPYTMEAAHTSFDITKPQPQLFVTPNFAHLSQVLEDFANTMALRTGGLKGVQKLVTSKALGTAELSTGLQISGCFNNIIEKDGKPIYLRTVGPTALSYREKELVGHGVEQHPEGFGSPVGKLKGINLAIEDMSPRDLKAYNIFEGERITLEFEGGVRVAGEIVTGTRNLKGEIILITFKECKVTHDDTILFLPEWGLYHMAVGEKIVSAFNGPADLKSFNLISHELTETTIKKNRDSDLIRLETYYRQVRDYREGKNTYTSRGKLFEEFKLHFPNDWLLPVELYELALQGNRKALANDIEEHLEKVKRNRPKVGRLIDDGLELANKALMKQS, from the coding sequence ATGGAAACAGCATATGAAAGCAATCCAGTATTGGATAAACTACCAGAGCACTTAAGACAATACATCAAACCCCAAAACTATGATGAATACACTCCCGTAGATCAAGCAGTTTGGAGGTACGTAATGCGCAAGAATGTTGACTATTTGAGCAAGGTAGCCCATAAATCCTATGTGGAAGGACTACAAAAAACGGGCATATCCATAGATCATATTCCCAATATGTACGGCATGAACCGCATTCTAAAGGAAATAGGATGGGCCGCCGTCGCGGTTGATGGTTTTATTCCACCATCTGCCTTCATGGAGTTCCAAGCCTACAATGTATTGGTCATTGCCTCGGACATTAGGCAGTTGGAAAACATAGAATACACCCCAGCTCCCGATATCATCCATGAAGGTGCGGGACATGCCCCCATCATAGCCAATCCGGAGTATGCGGAATATTTAAGGCGATTTGGGGAAATTGGGGCCAAAGCCATCTCCAGTGCCATGGATTACGAACTATATGACGCCGTTCGTCATCTTTCCATAATTAAGGAAGCGGAAGGGACACCCCGGGAAGAGATCGGGAAAGCAGAAAAAAAGATTGAGCATCTCCAAGAGAACATGGGGATACCAAGTGAAATGGCATTGATCAGAAACCTGCATTGGTGGACCGTGGAATACGGATTGATCGGTGAACTGGACAACCCCAAAATCTACGGGGCAGGACTACTCTCCTCTATCGGTGAAAGTACCTGGTGCATGACAGACCAGGTAAAAAAAATACCCTATACCATGGAAGCAGCGCATACTTCCTTTGACATTACAAAACCGCAACCCCAACTTTTTGTAACCCCAAATTTCGCGCATTTAAGTCAGGTATTGGAGGATTTTGCGAACACCATGGCCTTACGTACCGGGGGATTAAAAGGGGTCCAAAAATTGGTAACCTCCAAAGCCCTTGGCACAGCAGAGTTGAGCACGGGACTGCAAATATCGGGATGCTTCAACAACATTATTGAAAAGGATGGAAAACCCATATATCTCCGTACCGTAGGGCCAACGGCACTATCGTATCGGGAAAAGGAACTGGTGGGCCATGGCGTGGAGCAGCACCCGGAAGGTTTTGGTTCCCCAGTGGGCAAACTGAAGGGTATCAATTTGGCCATTGAGGACATGAGCCCCAGGGACTTAAAGGCGTATAACATTTTTGAAGGGGAACGCATCACCCTGGAGTTTGAAGGCGGGGTAAGGGTAGCGGGTGAAATTGTTACGGGAACCCGAAACCTTAAAGGGGAAATCATCCTCATCACTTTTAAGGAATGTAAGGTTACCCATGATGACACCATTCTATTCCTCCCCGAATGGGGGCTGTACCATATGGCTGTTGGGGAAAAAATAGTATCGGCCTTTAATGGGCCTGCGGACTTAAAAAGCTTTAACCTCATCTCCCATGAGCTTACCGAAACTACCATTAAAAAGAACAGGGATTCCGATTTGATCAGATTGGAGACCTACTACAGACAGGTGCGGGATTACAGGGAAGGGAAAAACACCTACACTTCCAGGGGAAAACTTTTTGAAGAGTTTAAATTGCATTTTCCCAATGATTGGTTGCTGCCCGTGGAGCTTTATGAATTGGCATTACAAGGCAACAGAAAGGCCTTGGCCAATGACATTGAGGAGCATCTGGAAAAGGTTAAACGGAACAGGCCCAAAGTAGGCCGTTTAATAGATGATGGGCTGGAACTTGCCAATAAAGCCTTAATGAAACAATCCTAA
- a CDS encoding glucosaminidase domain-containing protein — MITRFLGTIAILFLVGCGAKKRTARAVKQEPRKKVVYTPNTGIESTKFKTSELYPLPADPGFFKKFPIASTQDYIGEFAQIAQYEMRAFGIPASITLAQGILESGSGRGELTQKTNNHFGIKCHSGWQGDYDFHDDDAKGECFRKYNHPMFSFRDHSIFLASRSRYRFLFNYRRDDYKKWAHGLKKAGYATDKKYPQKLIALIDRYNLDKFDEAVMDEGLETVRKTKDYEVFTHVVQKGDTLYGISKKYAVSVQEIMQLNNLKNTNIAIGQVLNLRKVKSK; from the coding sequence ATGATTACACGTTTTTTAGGCACTATTGCCATTTTGTTTTTAGTAGGGTGCGGCGCAAAAAAGCGTACTGCCCGCGCGGTGAAGCAGGAACCGAGGAAAAAGGTGGTGTATACCCCCAATACAGGAATTGAATCCACTAAGTTCAAGACATCGGAATTGTATCCATTACCTGCAGACCCTGGCTTTTTTAAAAAGTTTCCAATTGCATCCACCCAGGATTACATCGGGGAATTTGCCCAAATAGCGCAATACGAAATGCGGGCTTTTGGTATCCCGGCCAGTATTACCCTGGCCCAGGGGATTTTGGAGAGTGGCTCGGGTAGGGGGGAACTTACCCAAAAGACCAATAATCATTTTGGGATAAAATGTCACAGTGGATGGCAAGGGGATTATGATTTCCATGATGATGATGCCAAAGGGGAGTGTTTTCGAAAGTACAACCATCCCATGTTTTCGTTTCGGGATCATAGTATCTTTTTGGCATCACGTTCGCGTTATCGGTTTTTGTTCAATTACCGCAGGGACGACTATAAGAAGTGGGCCCATGGTTTAAAAAAAGCAGGGTATGCCACCGATAAGAAATACCCCCAAAAATTGATTGCCCTGATCGATCGGTACAATCTGGACAAATTTGATGAGGCAGTTATGGATGAAGGCCTGGAAACTGTTCGCAAAACGAAGGATTATGAGGTTTTTACCCATGTAGTGCAAAAAGGGGACACCCTTTATGGCATATCAAAGAAGTATGCGGTTTCCGTGCAGGAAATCATGCAATTGAACAATCTAAAAAACACCAACATAGCCATTGGGCAAGTGCTCAATTTAAGGAAGGTAAAGTCAAAATAG
- a CDS encoding DUF3291 domain-containing protein produces the protein MEYYLAQANIARFKAQLDHPIMKEFVDFLEPVNKFAEESPGFVWRLKDNQGRPASYIQSPFKDENMAVNISLWEDVDAFKAFVYGSVHSYFLRNKKKWFDVKGPSQFVLWWLPKGELPTLDMAKEKLEFLEQNGASPQAFTMAEFYDCTGHRIEAPLSRQRMKHNSSE, from the coding sequence ATGGAATACTATTTGGCCCAAGCCAATATTGCTCGTTTTAAAGCTCAATTGGACCATCCCATAATGAAGGAATTTGTGGACTTTTTAGAGCCCGTCAACAAATTTGCAGAAGAGAGTCCTGGTTTTGTTTGGCGTTTGAAAGACAACCAGGGAAGGCCGGCCTCCTATATCCAATCCCCCTTTAAGGATGAAAACATGGCCGTAAACATTAGTCTTTGGGAAGACGTGGATGCCTTTAAAGCTTTCGTTTATGGTTCAGTGCACAGCTATTTTTTACGGAATAAAAAAAAATGGTTCGATGTAAAGGGCCCATCCCAATTTGTACTATGGTGGTTGCCCAAGGGGGAGTTGCCCACCTTGGATATGGCAAAGGAGAAACTGGAATTCCTGGAACAAAACGGAGCATCCCCACAGGCCTTTACCATGGCGGAGTTCTATGATTGCACGGGCCACAGAATAGAGGCTCCTCTTTCACGCCAACGTATGAAGCACAACAGTTCAGAATGA
- a CDS encoding DUF4230 domain-containing protein has translation MKKVLAGALIALTTVLIYRSCAEYKSTETILQENSMLIQEQIKSVSKLIVTEGHFAEVYNYADSKELFGPLVTADKKALVVVNAKVIISYDLKDIDFEIDGEHKVVELRNIPEPEITINPDFEYYDVSADYFNPFGAEDYNLIKQNVNASLLKKVEASTLRSNAQNRLLSELSKLLVLTDSMGWTLTYNERPVVNFEQLGLFH, from the coding sequence ATGAAAAAGGTTCTGGCAGGAGCACTTATAGCCTTAACAACGGTACTGATTTATAGGTCATGTGCCGAGTACAAATCCACGGAGACCATCCTTCAGGAAAATTCGATGCTGATTCAGGAACAGATCAAAAGTGTATCCAAATTGATTGTTACCGAAGGACACTTTGCCGAGGTTTACAATTATGCGGACTCCAAAGAGCTTTTCGGTCCCTTGGTCACTGCAGACAAAAAGGCTTTGGTGGTCGTGAATGCTAAAGTGATCATTAGTTATGATTTAAAGGACATTGACTTTGAAATTGACGGGGAACACAAGGTAGTGGAACTAAGGAACATTCCAGAACCTGAAATTACCATTAACCCAGATTTTGAGTACTACGATGTTTCTGCGGATTACTTCAATCCTTTTGGCGCTGAGGATTATAATTTGATCAAACAAAATGTCAATGCTTCCCTACTAAAAAAAGTTGAGGCCTCAACCTTACGTTCAAACGCACAAAACCGTTTGCTTTCCGAACTTTCCAAGCTTTTGGTGTTGACCGATTCCATGGGATGGACATTGACCTACAACGAAAGACCAGTGGTGAACTTTGAACAGTTAGGATTGTTTCATTAA